From Flavobacteriales bacterium, the proteins below share one genomic window:
- a CDS encoding beta-ketoacyl synthase, with translation MQSILITSKSSLSALGHESDEVWKNYQRESTCLSICCFNDMDTPTGRLQEKTQLLIDNLRKEDPHYRRLDKSVLMAILVGRDALSKSKWSDLSRVGINMGSSRGATQLFEKYHEHFINSPKKRISPLVSPTTTLGNISSWMAFDFASNGATLTHSITCSTALHSILNACVWIKSGMTDKFIAGGTEAPLTDFTISQMRSLSIYSKNTSEWYCSPMKKGNTKNNMVLGEGASAFCLEADNGQQHLAKIIGLGYATEKIEHPASLSADAHCLRKSMEMALFDSELKTVDAIVMHAPGTIKGDESEYKAIKSVFGSNTPHLISTKHQSGHTFGASGGLSLDLAVEMLNRKRLIKFPYQTEVTQEKSMPKTILINAVGFGGNAVSIIVKKTD, from the coding sequence ATGCAATCAATACTTATCACATCAAAATCTAGCTTATCCGCTTTGGGGCATGAAAGTGATGAAGTATGGAAGAATTATCAAAGAGAATCGACTTGCTTATCTATATGTTGCTTTAATGATATGGATACACCAACTGGCAGATTACAAGAAAAAACACAATTACTGATTGATAATTTAAGAAAAGAAGACCCGCACTACAGAAGATTAGATAAAAGTGTATTGATGGCAATTTTAGTAGGCAGAGACGCCTTGTCTAAATCCAAATGGTCTGACCTTTCAAGAGTCGGCATCAATATGGGCTCGTCAAGAGGAGCAACACAATTATTTGAAAAATATCACGAACACTTTATCAACTCTCCAAAAAAGAGAATTTCTCCACTAGTATCTCCGACTACCACATTAGGAAATATTTCATCCTGGATGGCTTTTGATTTTGCTTCTAATGGGGCTACACTAACACATTCTATTACTTGTAGTACAGCACTTCACTCCATTTTAAACGCTTGTGTATGGATAAAAAGTGGAATGACTGATAAATTTATTGCTGGAGGAACTGAAGCACCGCTTACCGACTTTACTATTTCTCAAATGAGATCCTTGAGTATTTACAGTAAAAATACATCTGAATGGTATTGTAGCCCAATGAAAAAGGGAAATACTAAAAACAATATGGTCCTTGGTGAAGGTGCAAGTGCATTTTGTTTAGAAGCCGACAATGGACAACAACACTTAGCTAAGATAATAGGCTTAGGCTATGCTACAGAAAAGATAGAACACCCTGCCTCTTTATCAGCAGATGCTCACTGTTTACGAAAAAGCATGGAAATGGCTCTATTTGACAGTGAACTAAAAACAGTTGATGCAATTGTTATGCATGCACCTGGAACTATAAAAGGTGATGAATCCGAATACAAAGCCATTAAATCTGTATTTGGATCGAACACTCCACATTTAATAAGCACTAAACACCAAAGCGGACATACTTTTGGAGCATCTGGTGGCTTAAGTTTAGATTTGGCTGTAGAAATGCTTAATCGAAAACGCCTAATAAAATTCCCATATCAAACGGAAGTTACTCAAGAAAAAAGCATGCCAAAAACTATACTTATCAATGCCGTAGGATTTGGCGGAAATGCTGTAAGCATCATAGTTAAAAAGACAGATTAA